Within the Wolbachia pipientis genome, the region AATTTACATCGATATCAATTGCACTACATGGAATATTTTCAGACTCAATAGTGACCAAATCCACACTCTGTGCAAAAGATTCAAGCGCTTTCTTATCAGAGAAATCTGCTATTGTGAAATCATCAGCAACAGAGCAAGCCGGATCGTCCTTAGCACTGGCAAAAACATGTGTTTTTTGTCCAAGTTTTGTTGCAGCGATAGCAGTCATTTTACCTAATTGTCCACCACCTATTATTCCTATTACTTTTTTGCTAAGCGCATCTGGTTCGTTCATACTATAAATTGATATTTCCTAATTAAAGTATACTTGAAAAATCTATGAAAAAAGTATATGATTAAAATACTATCTTTTTATCATGAATATTCTATAATGATAGAGTACACACTAACTACCAACTTTGTTGAAGTTACAGTTTTACCAATTTATATTGAAGAGCAATCCATTCCTTATGAAAATTGCTATGTATGGATGTATAACGTTAAGATAAAAAACAAAAGCCAATCAACTATTCAATTATTAAGTCGTCATTGGCAAATAATAGATTATAAGGGAAAAATAAATGAGATTGCCGGAGTTGGTGTTATCGGAGAACAACCTGTGATAAAATCTGGAGAGGTATTTAAATACACAAGTGGAACATACTTAAATGCACCGTCAGGAATAATGCAGGGTAAGTATGAGTTTCTGAATGAAGAAAGCATAAAAATTTTTGAGGTTATGATACCACCCTTTTCTTTGGATAGTCCATACGTCAAAACTAGACCCCATTAACTGTCAAAATAGTTTATTTGTAACCAGACTGCATTCTGTGATTTTTAGCAAAGCACGATCTTTCATTTGAGTTTTCTTCAATTTAAAATAAATACAGAAATTAGCTATCTTCAAAAATATGATTGAATAATTGTGTGTATAATTATTAATATTTTCAAGCATTTTTGCCATCAAAATTTCTCGATCCTCGCAATGATTTGTGTTTCAAAAAAATCTTTGGAACGGAAAAAAATAAGAATATCCTGATCCACTTTTTGAACGATATTCTAGGGTTTACTGAGATAAATGCAATACAAGAAGTTGAGTTTCTTAGCACTATTATGGATTCCGAAGTTGCCTCTGATAAACAAAGTATTGTTGATGTTCTCTGCAAGGATTCTCATGGAAATAGATATATAGCAGAAATGCAGCTCGCTAGAGACAAGGGCTTCGAAAAACGCGCTCAATTATATGCCGCTAAAGCCTACTCAAGACAATTAGATAAATCTGGCAACTACATTAGACCTGCTGCGAATCAAGCGATAAAAAAAAGGAAAGGAGGGTGACTAAAATCAAGGTTAACTAAAAGGCGTGCTTAAGATTTACAATACCAGCAATAATATTGAACCTCAGGTTATATTTTTTCTGAAAATTGCGATAAACATTCGACATAATCTTAAATATCTTTATCTCTCGGATCTTGTTTTCTACTCTCATTCTAAATGATGCTAATCTTCTATTATGCTCTGGAGTTAATGGCTTTTTACGATACTTTTTATATGGAATTATAACATTGCTTTGCAATTTTTGCCAACCTTGATATCCAGAATCGGCATGTTTTATGCTATCAAGTGGTAAATATTTTTCTTGTTTCCTTATGCGGAAATCACTAATTCTACCACGGTATGACTTTGACACTGATAAAATTCTTCCTCCTTCTTCGATAATAATCTCAGTTTTCATAGTGTTGGTTCTTTTTTTTCCTGAATATGATTTCTTCCGTTTTTTACTATCTTCTGGTCTCTGTATTTGCTGTTCTGTAACATCAGCCAAAATCTTCAGTATTTTTTCTGGCGTCATACTTCTATCTTTTGTTATAGTCACTTTTTTGGCGAGTAATGGCTCTATTCTCTTAAGTAACCTACATACATTTGCGTTGTGTACATTGAATAGGCATCCTAAAAATCTATGTGTTATGTAAGTGCGATAGTACAAAATTACGCAAAACAACTTATCTTCCAGAGTTGGTAGTTTTGATCTTCTACCATGACACTTTTTCTGTTTTTCCTATCCAGACCTCACTTTTTCCACTACTTTTTCGAACTCCTCTATAGTTAAACCTGTTATATTACGAAAGTTTCTTGGGTGTTTTTTCATATTATAGTAACTAAAGCTCATTTTTTTTCCTTACTTGATCTGCTTATTCTTCTTCTACCTCTCTCACATCATTTTTTCAATCACCTTTTTCAGCAGGTCTATTGATTTAAAGAAAGTCTTCTTTATTGCTATATCAAATTGTAACTTACTTCCTGAAGAAGTTGATTATATCTCTACTCATAATATACGTAATATAAAAACTAACGGCCATTACTTAAAAGATTTTCAGTTTGTCTTTATTGAGTTGCCTAAATTCGCAAAAAATAAAGTAGAGCAGTTAGAAAGTATAGTAGAAAGGTGGTGTTTCTTTTTTAAATACGCAGAAGAAACAACAGAAGAGGACTTACAAGAGATAGCAGAAAAAGCGCCAATAATAAAGCTAGCATATGATGAATTAGACAAGTTTCGTTGGAACGAAAAAGATTTAGTAGCTTACGAAGAAAGAATAATGGATCTACGCAAAGAAGAAGCCATTCTTGAATACAGACTTGATCTTGCTGAAGAGAAAGGTATACAAAAAGGTATAGAGAAAGGAAAAATTGAAGGGAAAATTGAAGTTGCAAAAGCGATGCTGGCTAATAATGTTGATGTCAATACTATTGTCAAGTTTACTGGCCTTTCTATTAGTGAGATTGAAGAATTAAGTGGAAATCTGTGAACGGTTACCTATATGTTTTTGCTGGCAAAAATTCTCTAATGGTCTTAAATAAAACTTTCAGTGAGTGATTGTCAGACATGTTGTGCTCTGCTGATTTCATCAAGTATACTTCAACATCGGTTGACTTAATTTTTTCAGCTAAATTCAATGAAGTTTGATAAGGAACATCTTTATCATTAATGCTATGCAATAAGCGCACAGGACAGTTTATATCTATTGCTTCTCTGTTTAAAAGAAGGTTCTTTCTGCCATCTTCGATCAAATGTTTAGTTATTTTGTATGTACAATGCTCTGAAGTAAAATCTATTACACCTTTAGAATCTAGTTCTTCTTTTTGCTTGTCTGACAATTGCTTGAATATCAAATCTTCAGTGAAGTCAGGAGCAGGCGATATGCCGATTAATGCTGCAATTTTTTCTGAAGATTGAAGGGCAGTGAGCAGCATCAGCCATCCTCCCATACTTGAACCTATAATTATTTGTTTATCGCTAGTTAATTCACTCATCACTTTAGCACAATTTTTTTGCCAATCACTTATCGTGTAATCAATAAAATTACCACTTGAATGACCGTGACCAAAATAATCAAATAGCACAAGTGCTACATCATTTTCTTGGCAAAACTTGTAAATAGCAGTTGCTTTAGTTCCATCCATATTAGATGCAAACCCACCGAAAAAAACTACAGAAGCTTTCTTCCCTTGTAGCTTTTGATATGCTATGTGACCATTATTTCCATCAAACAATTTACAATAATTCATACTACTTTGGCAAAGCAACCGGACTATCGCTCATCGAACGCAAATAGCTGACTAGATCTGCAATTTCTTGTGGATTGGAAATACCTGCAAATGCCATACGTGTACCTTTTATATAGGCTTTTGGGTTCTTTAAAAAGGCAAATAGCTCCTCATACCCCCATTTTCCACCTCTTTCAAGCACTGCTTTTGAGTAATTGAATGAGTTGCCAAGATGGGCCTTTTTGTTTCCAACTACGTTCCATAAGTTTGGTCCTACTTTATTCATTCCACCTTTCTCAAAACTATGGCAGGCTATGCATTTTTTTGCTGCTGATTTACCTTTTTCAAAGCTAGCATTCTGCATGAGCGCTCCAATATCGAGCGCCACTTGCTCGATTTTTTGCTGGGACTCATTGTTACCAGCAGTTACTATCGTTTGGTGTTCAATCTTATATTCCTCTGGACTATACAGCATATCAACTACGTTGCTGACTATCATAATGATTAGCCCAGAAAGTAAAATCGATGCTGCAATCTTATTAAACTCCATAGTTAATTTTTATTAAGTAATGTTACTTAAATTATGCGAATATTTTCGCAAATAGCAACCAATTACCTTGAAGCTCGCTAAAGATGAGAGTCTCCAGCTACAAACATTAAGAAATTTACCAAGTGAAAAAAAGGCAAAAGAAGCCCCGTGGTTATTATCCGCTTTAAAATATTGGCGTTTTTTATGTTTTAAACGCTTGACAAGCGAAATTCAGCTGCTTTTAATTGCAACTAACCTACGCTGCAAATGTTTAAGAAATTTACTAAGCAGAAAAAAAGACAAAGAATCCCCGAGTTAGCTAGTCTTTTACTATCTCTGTCGAGTATTGGCATTTTTTGATGTCTTGTAACGCTTTATAAGCGCGTTCAGCTTATTTAGATAAAAACCTAGATGTAGATGAAGTTTTGTAAAGACATACAGTATCTATATACTGCAAAAAATTAAACATAAGACGCCGATACATTAAGTAATCCTTACCTTTTAATCTGCAGATTGGCGAAAGCAAATACAATAGCTTCGCTTCCATGATAAGGGAGCTGGCGGAGTTTGTCAAGTGGTTTTTGTAGCTCTCATGGTTTTTGGATTCTAACGTCACACGCTGGCAGTTGTTACTCAAACAACAGTTATGCAAGAGATCTGATTACATCTAAGCTAACAATGGACCACTAGGTATATTACTAACTACGTTGATCTGATTCAATATTTTATTAGTGGGATTGAAATAATTTTCTATAAATTCCTTATATATAGCTGTTAATTTGTGTATATCATTTACTAATACGCATTCGTTTATCTGATGTGCGGTTTTGTTGATTATACCAAATTCAATCACTGGACAAACATCTTTGATAAACGCAGCGTCAGATGTGCCACCACTTGTGCTCAGCACAGCATCAATACTGGTAACTTTATTTATCGCATCAAGCATAATATCAGTATTTCTATCAGGAGTAGAGAGGAAAACGTCCCTGCTGCTATGCATAGAAAGTTTATAATCGTTAGTTACACTGGAGCATATTTCATCAATCAGCTTATATAAGCCGTCAGGTGTTTGTGTACTGTTATATCGAATACTAAAACGTGTAGTTGCTGAACTAGGTATTAGATTGCTAGTATTATTTCCAACATCGATAGTAGTAACTTCGCAATGTGAAGGCTGAAAATATTTATTACCATGATCAAAAGTAGTATTTTTTACCTTACTCAATATCGATATTACCTTATATATTGGATTATCTGCTAGGTCTGGGTAGGCAACGTGTCCTTGTTTTCCATGGCAAATTAATTCAAATGTTACAGAACCTCTTCTGCCTATTTTTATGGTATCACCTAATTTCTCACTACTGGTTGGTTCGGCAACTACACAAAAATCTATTTTTTTTTGCTTACTTTTCATCCATTCCAAAACTGCCTTTGTTCCATATTCTTCCGTGCTTTCTTCAGCACTGGTAATCAATGCACTTATCGAACCATTAAATTGAAACTTTTCTGCAATTAAATTTGCCATAGCAGCAATAAATGCAGCTATTCCGCTTTTCATATCAGCTGCTCCTCTTCCATATAGCATTCCATCTCTAACTTCTGGATTAAATGGACCAAATGCCCAATCTTTTAACTGACCCGGTGATACAACATCAACATGCCCAGCAAAGCACAAATTTGGTACTCCGTTTATATATTTCGCATAAAGATTTTTAACTTTAGTTCCATCATCACCAAATTCTAAAATCTCACAGTCAAAGCCACTTTTCTTAAAGATTGTTGCTATATGTTCTATTGCCCCGCCGTCCCTTGGTGTTATACTCTCAAAAGAGATCAATTTCTTAGTTAGCTCTACAGGGTCAATTTTCATGTCAATCTTAAAATACTTATATTGCTATATTGTAAACACTCTATGCACTATTTAAAACAAATATTACATCAAGCCGAACAAACTTTTCTAAGGGAAGTAATAACAGATTACCACCTTGCTGATGATATCTATAAAATATGCACACGACACGGAAATGACATCTTTCTAGTTGCAGATGAAAATACAGCAAAACTTTTAAACAAAAACGTATTTAATAAAATTTCTCACTTAATTATCCCGAGCAATACCATTAGGCCTCTTGCAAAACCTCATATCATTTCGGATGCTTCCTACATTTTATCATCCCAGTCCTCCGAGACTGGGATCCAGGAAAAAAAATCAGCGTCACGCGCTGGAATGACACCAACCATGGGTACTAATCTTTCACTTGCCTCTCTTGAAACCATAAATCTAGTGAGAAATAAAGCAAAAGACAGTGACTTAATAGTTGCATTTGGTAGCGGCACCGTTAACGACATCTGCAAATATGCAAGCTACCTCGAGAAAAAAGATTATATATCGTTCCCAACAGCCGCTTCCATGAATGGATATACATCCGCAAATGCTTCAATATTAGTAAATGGATACAAAAAATCGTTCAAAGCACATCTTCCAAGAGCGATATATATAGATATAGACATACTTACCAATGCACCACTGCGCCTCACATTAAGCGGATTTGCAGATTTCATTTGCCGTTCGACAGTCCAGGCTGACTGGCTACTATCTCATCTGTTGCTTGGCACAGAATACAATGAATTACCTTTTACACTTGTTCGCGATTTGGAGCAAATTTTGCTAAGAGAGTATACGGCGCTTACTAAAAGAAGTAGAAAAGTGGTCCTATTACTTATGGAAGTTCTACTCATTTCAGGACTTGGAATGGTAATATCAAAAGGCAGCTATTCTGCAAGCCAAGGAGAGCATATGGTAGCTCACGCAATGGAAATGGTAACAAGAGATCATTCCTCACTACATGGCGAAAAAATTGCTGTTACAACGATTACCATGGCTAATTTGCAGGAAAAGATATTATCAATACAAAACCCGATTATCAACCCGACCACTTTAGATGTAAAACATATAACTCAGTGCTTTGATAATATCGAATTTGTAAGAACTTTTGAACAGAAGCAAATTATGCAGCAAAAAATCCAAGAGATTATTTGTAAAGAATGGACTAATATTTCCAATTTAATTAAGCAAAATTTACTACCTGCAAAATACCTGCAAAAAATATTTGAAGATCTATCAATTCCGCACTTACCAGAGCACCTCAGTTGGAATAAAGAACAATATTGTAAAGTGGTTGATCTTGCGTTTGCAACAAGAGATAGATTCACCTTTCTTGACTTAGCTAATTGCATAGAAGAAAGTTAAGTTTTGTAGTGAAATTCTGTCATTTAAAGAGATCATAGGCCAAAAGCTAAACCCTTTTCACAATCTCTTATCTATTGTCCTCTAAACTGTACACCTAAGTGACTGAACGTAACCATTCCAAGTAGCTGACACTGGGTCGCACTACTTCACCAATAGCACTATCTTGCTAAACATAGTTTAGTTCGAGTGGCTGAGGAGGGACTTGAACCCCCGACCAAGAGATTATGATCCTCCTGCTCTACCAACTGAGCTACTCAGCCTAATTGAAAACCTTGCTATATATGTGACCTACATGCTTTGTATAATATTTCAAATCAAACAAAGATTCAAGTTTTTCCGAGTTAATAACCTTAAGTAAAGGTTTATCTTGTTTCAATTCGGCCAGAAAATCGCTGTTGTTTTGTTTCACTTTCATTGCATTGCTCTGAACAATTTTATACGCCTCTTCCCTCGCCAAACCACTATTTACTAACTCAAGCAATACACGCTGTGAGAAAACTAAACCTTTTGAAAAATTTAAGTTATTTTCAATGTTTTCCTTATTGATTACCAATTTATCTATCAAATCTGTTAATCGCACTAAAGCGAAATCCATTGTTATACAAGCATCAGGAGCAATGCATCTTTCCACAGACGAGTGTGATATATCACGTTCGTGCCACAATGCAACATTTTCTAACGCAGGAAAAACATAACTGCGTATTAAACGTGAGAGTCCCGTCAGATTTTCACTTAAAATAGGATTACATTTATGTGGCATAGCAGAGCTTCCCTTCTGCCCAATGGAAAAATGCTCAGAAATTTCGCCGATTTCAGTTCTTTGCAAATGACGAATTTCAATTGCAATATTTTCTATTGAGCTTGCAATCACTCCCAAAACCGAAAAGAACATGGCATGTCTATCACGAGGAATGACTTGAGACGATATGGTTTCAGGTATGAGTCCCATTTCTTTCGCTACATACTCTTCAACAAACGGATCAACATTTGCAAAATTACCTACTGCACCTGATATTTTACAAATTGAGATCTCTTTTTGTGCGCTAATTAATCTCTGATAATTGCGTTTAAATTCAGCATAAAATCTAGCAAATTTTAATCCAAGAGTTGTTGGTTCTGCATGCATTCCATGACTGCGCCCAACACAAACAATATCTTTATAGTCCTCAGCTTTTTTTTTAATACTGCAAGTAAATTTTCTAGATTCCCGAGTAAAATATCACATGACTCTTTCAACTGCACCGCAAGGCATGTATCCAAAACATCAGAACTTGTCATTCCATAGTGGAGATAACGAACATCAACTCCCGCTTTTTCAGCAACATATGTCAGAAAAGCTATAACATCATGTTTTACAATGGATTCAATTTCGTTGATACGTTCAATATCAAATTCAATAGCACCAGAAAGCTTCTGAGCAACACTATTTGGAATCACTCCTAACTCTGCTTGAGCTTCACACGCTAAATTTTCTATTTTAAGCCATATATTAAATTTATTATTTTCCTCCCAAATGGAAGACATTTCTTTTTGGCTATAGCGTGGGATCATTAAATGACCCCCGTCTTATCTTTGAATACGCTAGATCCCAGTGTCACGCACTGGAATGACAGGAATAGTTGATATATTTTATTCACTGCTATTTGTTATTTGCATCTTCTTGCTCCACTGCTTCACCTTCTTGTTGCTCAGACTTCTGATTTTGCAATTTTACTTGCCTTAGCTCATTTGCATCTGTTTCGGATTT harbors:
- a CDS encoding iron-containing alcohol dehydrogenase yields the protein MHYLKQILHQAEQTFLREVITDYHLADDIYKICTRHGNDIFLVADENTAKLLNKNVFNKISHLIIPSNTIRPLAKPHIISDASYILSSQSSETGIQEKKSASRAGMTPTMGTNLSLASLETINLVRNKAKDSDLIVAFGSGTVNDICKYASYLEKKDYISFPTAASMNGYTSANASILVNGYKKSFKAHLPRAIYIDIDILTNAPLRLTLSGFADFICRSTVQADWLLSHLLLGTEYNELPFTLVRDLEQILLREYTALTKRSRKVVLLLMEVLLISGLGMVISKGSYSASQGEHMVAHAMEMVTRDHSSLHGEKIAVTTITMANLQEKILSIQNPIINPTTLDVKHITQCFDNIEFVRTFEQKQIMQQKIQEIICKEWTNISNLIKQNLLPAKYLQKIFEDLSIPHLPEHLSWNKEQYCKVVDLAFATRDRFTFLDLANCIEES
- a CDS encoding cytochrome c family protein, with the translated sequence MEFNKIAASILLSGLIIMIVSNVVDMLYSPEEYKIEHQTIVTAGNNESQQKIEQVALDIGALMQNASFEKGKSAAKKCIACHSFEKGGMNKVGPNLWNVVGNKKAHLGNSFNYSKAVLERGGKWGYEELFAFLKNPKAYIKGTRMAFAGISNPQEIADLVSYLRSMSDSPVALPK
- the apaG gene encoding Co2+/Mg2+ efflux protein ApaG produces the protein MIEYTLTTNFVEVTVLPIYIEEQSIPYENCYVWMYNVKIKNKSQSTIQLLSRHWQIIDYKGKINEIAGVGVIGEQPVIKSGEVFKYTSGTYLNAPSGIMQGKYEFLNEESIKIFEVMIPPFSLDSPYVKTRPH
- the dapE gene encoding succinyl-diaminopimelate desuccinylase, with translation MKIDPVELTKKLISFESITPRDGGAIEHIATIFKKSGFDCEILEFGDDGTKVKNLYAKYINGVPNLCFAGHVDVVSPGQLKDWAFGPFNPEVRDGMLYGRGAADMKSGIAAFIAAMANLIAEKFQFNGSISALITSAEESTEEYGTKAVLEWMKSKQKKIDFCVVAEPTSSEKLGDTIKIGRRGSVTFELICHGKQGHVAYPDLADNPIYKVISILSKVKNTTFDHGNKYFQPSHCEVTTIDVGNNTSNLIPSSATTRFSIRYNSTQTPDGLYKLIDEICSSVTNDYKLSMHSSRDVFLSTPDRNTDIMLDAINKVTSIDAVLSTSGGTSDAAFIKDVCPVIEFGIINKTAHQINECVLVNDIHKLTAIYKEFIENYFNPTNKILNQINVVSNIPSGPLLA
- a CDS encoding Rpn family recombination-promoting nuclease/putative transposase codes for the protein MIFSITFFSRSIDLKKVFFIAISNCNLLPEEVDYISTHNIRNIKTNGHYLKDFQFVFIELPKFAKNKVEQLESIVERWCFFFKYAEETTEEDLQEIAEKAPIIKLAYDELDKFRWNEKDLVAYEERIMDLRKEEAILEYRLDLAEEKGIQKGIEKGKIEGKIEVAKAMLANNVDVNTIVKFTGLSISEIEELSGNL
- a CDS encoding alpha/beta hydrolase — encoded protein: MNYCKLFDGNNGHIAYQKLQGKKASVVFFGGFASNMDGTKATAIYKFCQENDVALVLFDYFGHGHSSGNFIDYTISDWQKNCAKVMSELTSDKQIIIGSSMGGWLMLLTALQSSEKIAALIGISPAPDFTEDLIFKQLSDKQKEELDSKGVIDFTSEHCTYKITKHLIEDGRKNLLLNREAIDINCPVRLLHSINDKDVPYQTSLNLAEKIKSTDVEVYLMKSAEHNMSDNHSLKVLFKTIREFLPAKTYR